The following coding sequences lie in one Isoptericola variabilis 225 genomic window:
- a CDS encoding methyltransferase — MTDLFPPGVAAVLDALVPWPDDGTRPEGPVAVDATDRLLLDEARGLLAEAEPGDVVVVGDRFGALTLGALALGAPDVRVHTDAVDAEAALLVNADRTGGRGGLAVHAELGAELLDGARLVLLQLPKSLAELTEIAELVARHAADDVTLLAGGRLKHMSRSMNDVLADSFTCVRATLARSKSRALVATGPRPERRDAPPSFPVTARLTDPALLAAGVPDGGTRPPHVTVVAHGAVFAGAGLDHGTRFLLSTADRWPAAEAVRDAVDLGCGTGLLAVVLAHRYPGVRVVATDRSAAAVASARATAAANGVADRVHARRGDAGADLPDASADVVLLNPPFHDRAAVTTDAAHRMFAAAGRVLRPGGELWCVFNTPLRYRPALERAVGPTEHVAQDPRFTVTRSRA; from the coding sequence GTGACAGACCTGTTTCCGCCCGGCGTCGCGGCCGTCCTCGACGCGCTCGTCCCGTGGCCCGACGACGGGACGCGCCCCGAGGGTCCGGTCGCGGTCGACGCGACGGACCGCCTCCTGCTCGACGAGGCACGTGGCCTGCTCGCCGAGGCGGAGCCGGGCGACGTCGTCGTCGTCGGCGACCGGTTCGGCGCCCTGACGCTCGGGGCGCTCGCGCTCGGCGCACCCGACGTGCGCGTCCACACCGACGCCGTCGACGCCGAGGCGGCGCTGCTCGTCAACGCCGACCGCACCGGCGGCCGCGGCGGCCTCGCCGTGCACGCCGAGCTCGGCGCCGAGCTGCTCGACGGCGCACGGCTCGTCCTGCTGCAGCTGCCGAAGTCGCTCGCGGAGCTCACGGAGATCGCCGAGCTCGTCGCCCGGCACGCGGCCGACGACGTCACCCTGCTCGCGGGCGGGCGGCTCAAGCACATGTCGCGGTCGATGAACGACGTGCTCGCGGACTCGTTCACCTGCGTCCGCGCGACGCTCGCGCGGAGCAAGTCGCGTGCGCTCGTGGCCACGGGTCCGCGGCCGGAGCGTCGCGACGCCCCACCGAGCTTCCCCGTCACCGCCCGTCTCACGGACCCGGCGCTGCTCGCGGCCGGCGTGCCCGACGGCGGCACCCGCCCGCCGCACGTGACCGTCGTCGCGCACGGAGCCGTGTTCGCCGGCGCCGGCCTCGACCACGGCACCCGCTTCCTGCTGAGCACCGCCGACCGATGGCCGGCGGCCGAGGCCGTCCGCGACGCGGTCGACCTCGGCTGCGGCACGGGGCTGCTCGCCGTCGTGCTCGCGCACCGCTACCCGGGCGTGCGCGTCGTCGCGACCGACAGGTCCGCCGCCGCGGTCGCCTCGGCCCGCGCCACGGCGGCGGCCAACGGCGTCGCGGACCGTGTCCACGCCCGGCGGGGCGACGCCGGAGCCGACCTGCCCGACGCGAGCGCCGACGTCGTGCTCCTCAACCCGCCGTTCCACGACCGGGCGGCGGTGACGACCGACGCCGCGCACCGCATGTTCGCCGCCGCCGGGCGCGTGCTGCGCCCGGGCGGCGAGCTGTGGTGCGTGTTCAACACGCCGCTGCGCTACCGCCCGGCGCTCGAGCGCGCCGTCGGGCCGACGGAGCACGTGGCGCAGGACCCGCGGTTCACGGTGACGCGATCTCGTGCGTGA
- a CDS encoding NAD(P)-dependent oxidoreductase, whose product MARITVIGGTGYAGGHIVREAASRGHEVTSISRSLPEQRVEGVRYTTGSLLDDGTRVAAASESDVVVAAVSPRGDMAGKVAPAYAELAEAARAKGARLAVVGGAGSLLVAEGGPRLVDTDSFPEEYKPEALEFAGILEDLRRAPEDLDWFYLSPAAVFGAYAPGEATGRYRVGGDVLLTDAEGTSFISGADFALALVDEIDNPAHRRERFTVAY is encoded by the coding sequence ATGGCTCGCATCACCGTCATCGGCGGCACCGGGTACGCCGGCGGCCACATCGTCCGCGAGGCCGCCTCGCGCGGGCACGAGGTCACCTCGATCAGCCGCTCGCTGCCCGAGCAGCGCGTCGAGGGCGTGCGCTACACCACCGGTTCGCTGCTCGATGACGGCACGCGGGTCGCGGCCGCGAGCGAGTCCGACGTCGTGGTCGCCGCGGTGTCGCCCCGCGGCGACATGGCGGGCAAGGTCGCCCCGGCATACGCGGAGCTGGCGGAGGCGGCGCGGGCCAAGGGCGCGCGGCTCGCCGTCGTCGGTGGTGCGGGCTCGCTGCTCGTGGCGGAGGGCGGGCCGCGCCTCGTCGACACCGACTCCTTCCCCGAGGAGTACAAGCCCGAGGCCCTCGAGTTCGCCGGCATCCTCGAGGACCTCCGCCGTGCGCCCGAGGACCTCGACTGGTTCTACCTCAGCCCCGCCGCGGTCTTCGGCGCCTACGCGCCCGGTGAGGCGACCGGCCGCTACCGCGTGGGCGGCGACGTCCTGCTCACCGACGCCGAGGGCACCTCGTTCATCTCCGGCGCCGACTTCGCGCTCGCGCTCGTCGACGAGATCGACAACCCCGCGCACCGTCGCGAGCGCTTCACCGTCGCCTACTGA
- a CDS encoding cystathionine gamma-synthase, with amino-acid sequence MTHHDDWSTTGFSTRAIHAGQDPDPTTGAVVPPIHQVSTYKQDGVGGLRGGYEYSRSANPTRTALETAIAAAETPSGAAPARGFAFSSGLAAEDTFLRAVLRPGDHVVIPDDAYGGSYRLVARVFGPWGVDHTAVDLSDLDAVEAALVQGRTRVLWVETPTNPLLGVSDIAALAELAHAAGALLLVDNTFATPYLQQPIALGADVVVHSTTKYVGGHSDVVGGALVVADGAAMPGGLQAPDGGTSVADAVAFHQNSSGAVAGPFDAWLTLRGLRTLGVRMDRHCANAHAVAGWLEQHPRVEQVIYPGLASHPGHELATRQMRDYGGMVSFRVGSEEAALEVCSRTRVFTLAESLGGVESLIEHPGRMTHASVAGSALEVPSDLVRLSVGIEDVEDLLADLERALG; translated from the coding sequence GTGACCCACCACGACGACTGGTCCACGACCGGCTTCTCGACCCGTGCCATCCACGCCGGGCAGGATCCCGACCCCACCACGGGCGCGGTCGTGCCCCCGATCCACCAGGTGTCCACGTACAAGCAGGACGGCGTGGGCGGGCTGCGCGGCGGCTACGAGTACTCGCGCTCCGCCAACCCCACCCGCACCGCGCTCGAGACCGCGATCGCGGCCGCCGAGACGCCGTCGGGTGCCGCGCCCGCGCGCGGCTTCGCGTTCTCCTCGGGCCTCGCCGCGGAGGACACGTTCCTGCGCGCCGTGCTGCGCCCGGGTGACCACGTGGTCATCCCCGACGACGCCTACGGTGGCTCGTACCGCCTTGTAGCACGGGTCTTCGGACCCTGGGGCGTCGACCACACCGCGGTCGACCTCAGCGACCTCGACGCGGTCGAGGCGGCCCTCGTGCAGGGCCGCACGCGCGTGCTGTGGGTCGAGACGCCGACCAACCCGCTGCTCGGCGTCAGCGACATCGCCGCGCTGGCCGAGCTCGCGCACGCCGCCGGCGCGCTCCTGCTCGTCGACAACACGTTCGCCACGCCCTACCTCCAGCAGCCGATCGCGCTCGGTGCCGACGTCGTCGTGCACTCCACGACGAAGTACGTCGGCGGGCACTCCGACGTCGTCGGCGGCGCGCTCGTCGTGGCCGACGGCGCCGCGATGCCCGGCGGTCTCCAGGCGCCCGACGGCGGCACCTCGGTCGCCGACGCGGTCGCGTTCCACCAGAACTCGTCGGGGGCGGTGGCGGGCCCGTTCGACGCGTGGCTCACGCTGCGCGGCCTGCGGACGCTGGGCGTGCGCATGGACCGGCACTGCGCCAACGCGCACGCCGTCGCCGGCTGGCTCGAGCAGCACCCGCGGGTCGAGCAGGTGATCTACCCGGGCCTCGCGTCCCACCCGGGCCACGAGCTCGCGACCCGGCAGATGCGCGACTACGGCGGCATGGTCTCGTTCCGCGTGGGCAGCGAGGAGGCCGCGCTCGAGGTGTGCTCCCGCACGCGCGTGTTCACGCTCGCCGAGTCGCTCGGCGGCGTCGAGTCGCTCATCGAGCACCCGGGGCGCATGACGCACGCGTCGGTCGCGGGCTCGGCGCTCGAGGTCCCGTCGGACCTCGTGCGCCTGTCGGTCGGCATCGAGGACGTCGAGGACCTGCTCGCCGATCTCGAGCGCGCGCTCGGCTGA
- a CDS encoding FKBP-type peptidyl-prolyl cis-trans isomerase, whose protein sequence is MSTLPTASGSFGDKPQLTFPEGDAPGGLQVQVLEEGTGPVVEAGRTIVVNYLGQTWGGHVFDNSYDRGQTIDFPIGVGAVIGGWDKGLVGRNVGDRVLLSIPPEHGYGMRGVPQAGIGGGDTLVFVVDVVGVR, encoded by the coding sequence GTGAGCACGCTCCCCACCGCGTCCGGCTCGTTCGGCGACAAGCCCCAGCTGACCTTCCCCGAGGGCGACGCGCCCGGCGGCCTGCAGGTGCAGGTGCTCGAGGAGGGCACGGGCCCGGTCGTCGAGGCCGGCCGCACGATCGTCGTCAACTACCTCGGCCAGACGTGGGGCGGCCACGTCTTCGACAACTCGTACGACCGCGGCCAGACCATCGACTTCCCGATCGGCGTCGGCGCCGTCATCGGCGGCTGGGACAAGGGCCTCGTGGGCCGCAACGTCGGCGACCGCGTGCTGCTGTCGATCCCGCCGGAGCACGGCTACGGCATGCGCGGCGTCCCGCAGGCGGGCATCGGCGGCGGGGACACGCTCGTGTTCGTCGTCGACGTCGTCGGCGTGCGCTGA
- a CDS encoding ATP-dependent DNA ligase, with protein MLLAEVVRTHAAVAATRSRLRKRELLADALRAAEPGEEVEVVASFLSGRPRQRRTGVGWRSLAELPPAAVEPTLTPLDVDDALEDLSRLAGAGSQAARAAAVAELFTLATADEQDFLRRLMLGELRQGALDSLLLDAIAAAADVPLKTVRRAAMFSALSGPIARAALTGGAAALEDFRLEVGRPVRPMLASSAPDVAAALERFGGATVAADLKLDGIRVQVHKSGRDVAVFTRSLDDVTERLPEVVELARSLDAVHAVLDGEAIALDDAGRPRPFQETIARTGSHDAEAHAGTTPLTAYFFDVLHLDGSDLVDAPARERLEALERAVPPAGVVPRRVTADAGEIADFFAETVAAGHEGLVIKDLDAPYEAGRRGAAWVKVKPRHTLDLVVLAVEQGSGRRQGWLSNIHLGARDPATGGFVLLGKTFKGMTDEMLEWQTKRFTELETHRSQGGQVVHVRPEQVVEIAFDGIQRSSRYPGGVALRFARVLRYRDDKTADEADTIDTVRSLAGLG; from the coding sequence GTGCTGCTCGCCGAGGTCGTCCGCACCCACGCCGCCGTCGCGGCCACGCGCTCGCGGCTGCGCAAGCGCGAGCTCCTCGCCGACGCGCTCCGGGCGGCGGAGCCGGGCGAGGAGGTCGAGGTCGTCGCGTCGTTCCTGTCCGGGCGCCCGCGCCAGCGCCGCACGGGCGTGGGCTGGCGCTCGCTCGCCGAGCTCCCGCCCGCGGCAGTCGAGCCGACCCTCACGCCGCTCGACGTCGACGACGCCCTGGAGGACCTGAGCCGGCTCGCCGGCGCGGGCTCCCAGGCGGCGCGCGCGGCCGCCGTCGCCGAGCTCTTCACGCTCGCCACGGCCGACGAGCAGGACTTCCTGCGCCGCCTCATGCTCGGCGAGCTGCGCCAGGGCGCGCTCGACTCGTTGCTGCTCGACGCGATCGCGGCAGCGGCGGACGTGCCGCTGAAGACCGTCCGGCGCGCGGCGATGTTCAGCGCCCTGTCCGGCCCGATCGCCCGCGCCGCGCTCACCGGCGGCGCCGCAGCGCTCGAGGACTTCCGCCTCGAGGTCGGTCGCCCGGTACGGCCGATGCTCGCCTCGTCGGCGCCCGACGTGGCGGCCGCGCTCGAGCGCTTCGGCGGCGCGACCGTCGCCGCCGACCTCAAGCTCGACGGCATCCGCGTGCAGGTGCACAAGTCCGGGCGCGACGTCGCGGTGTTCACGCGCTCGCTCGACGACGTGACCGAGCGGCTGCCCGAGGTGGTCGAGCTCGCGCGCTCGCTCGACGCCGTCCACGCCGTGCTCGACGGGGAGGCGATCGCGCTCGACGACGCCGGCAGGCCGCGGCCGTTCCAGGAGACGATCGCACGCACCGGCAGCCACGACGCCGAGGCCCACGCCGGCACGACGCCGCTGACCGCCTACTTCTTCGACGTGCTCCACCTCGACGGCAGTGACCTCGTCGACGCCCCGGCACGCGAGCGGCTCGAGGCGCTCGAGCGCGCCGTGCCGCCGGCGGGCGTCGTGCCGCGGCGGGTCACGGCGGACGCGGGCGAGATCGCCGACTTCTTCGCCGAGACCGTCGCCGCCGGGCACGAGGGGCTCGTCATCAAGGACCTCGACGCGCCCTACGAGGCCGGACGCCGCGGCGCCGCGTGGGTCAAGGTCAAGCCGCGGCACACCCTGGACCTCGTCGTCCTCGCCGTCGAGCAGGGTTCCGGGCGCCGTCAGGGATGGCTGTCGAACATCCACCTGGGCGCTCGCGACCCGGCCACGGGCGGCTTCGTCCTGCTCGGCAAGACCTTCAAGGGGATGACCGACGAGATGCTCGAGTGGCAGACGAAGCGGTTCACCGAGCTCGAGACGCACCGCTCGCAGGGCGGTCAGGTCGTCCACGTCCGGCCCGAACAGGTGGTCGAGATCGCGTTCGACGGCATCCAGCGGTCGAGCCGCTACCCCGGCGGCGTGGCGCTCCGGTTCGCCCGGGTGCTGCGCTACCGCGACGACAAGACGGCCGACGAGGCCGACACGATCGACACCGTCCGCTCGCTCGCCGGGCTCGGCTAG
- the msrA gene encoding peptide-methionine (S)-S-oxide reductase MsrA, with protein MIFDSLFGGSAKTTMVSPEEALPGRESPVLPAPRPHTVLGTSITGPWPEGTRVLYLAMGCFWGAEEIYWQVPGVVSTAVGYMGGTTPNPTYEEVCTARTGHAETVLVAYDPARVSEDELLRIFWERHDPTQGFRQGNDVGTQYRSAVYWTTPEQEKVVRETAEVYGRVLAEKGYDPITTELRPAAEAGPFYYAEDYHQQYLSPAKHPHGYRCHATTGVPYPTAA; from the coding sequence ATGATCTTCGACAGCCTGTTCGGCGGCTCGGCCAAGACGACGATGGTCTCCCCCGAGGAGGCCCTGCCGGGCCGCGAGTCGCCCGTGCTGCCGGCGCCGCGCCCGCACACCGTGCTCGGCACGTCGATCACGGGCCCGTGGCCCGAGGGCACGCGGGTGCTCTACCTGGCGATGGGCTGCTTCTGGGGCGCCGAGGAGATCTACTGGCAGGTCCCCGGCGTGGTGAGCACCGCCGTCGGGTACATGGGCGGCACGACGCCGAACCCCACCTACGAGGAGGTCTGCACCGCGCGCACGGGTCATGCCGAGACCGTGCTCGTCGCCTACGACCCCGCGCGCGTGAGCGAGGACGAGCTGCTGCGGATCTTCTGGGAGCGGCACGACCCCACCCAGGGCTTCCGCCAGGGCAACGACGTCGGGACGCAGTACCGGTCGGCGGTCTACTGGACGACGCCCGAGCAGGAGAAGGTGGTGCGCGAGACGGCCGAGGTCTACGGCCGGGTCCTCGCCGAGAAGGGCTACGACCCCATCACCACCGAGCTGCGGCCCGCGGCCGAGGCCGGCCCGTTCTACTACGCCGAGGACTACCACCAGCAGTACCTGAGCCCCGCGAAGCACCCGCACGGGTACCGCTGCCACGCGACGACGGGAGTGCCCTACCCGACGGCCGCGTAG
- a CDS encoding helix-turn-helix domain-containing protein — translation MTELPFDPYRRACPSRTVLDRVADRWTVLVVGALEGGPLRFSHLTQRVDGVSQKMLTQTLRGLERDGLVRRTVHAEVPPRVEYELTDAGRAALEPLRALERWTLEHAGEVLAAREAYDARNG, via the coding sequence ATGACCGAGCTGCCGTTCGACCCGTACCGGCGCGCGTGCCCGAGCCGCACCGTGCTCGACCGCGTGGCGGACCGCTGGACCGTGCTCGTGGTCGGCGCGCTCGAGGGCGGTCCGCTGCGGTTCTCGCACCTCACGCAGCGGGTCGACGGCGTCTCGCAGAAGATGCTGACCCAGACGCTGCGCGGCCTCGAGCGCGACGGCCTGGTCCGCCGCACCGTGCACGCCGAGGTGCCGCCGCGCGTCGAGTACGAGCTCACCGACGCCGGGCGCGCGGCGCTCGAGCCGCTGCGCGCGCTCGAGCGGTGGACGCTCGAGCACGCGGGCGAGGTGCTCGCCGCGCGCGAGGCGTACGACGCGCGCAACGGCTGA
- a CDS encoding LysR family transcriptional regulator substrate-binding protein, with protein sequence MTDATAPSASPDAERETFRLAYVPGATPGRWARTWRDRLPDVALELVPVEAADAVATLHDGAADAAILRLPVDKTVLSAIPLYEELPVVVVSRDHLLAATEPDEHVTYADVADDVVWLARDDVLFAGAGAGAGADLPGRPPEPYDDGSGALVEPEPPATTSDAIAWVASGAGVTIVPMSLARLHHRKDVTYRVLDGGPTAPVGLAWVTDRTTDLVEEMVGIVRGRTANSSRGRGARSAQEASDGREALGDGRAASDGGTGRGGQRRSPQPRARAGRPSSGRGARRRRR encoded by the coding sequence GTGACCGACGCGACCGCGCCCTCCGCGAGCCCCGACGCCGAGCGCGAGACCTTCCGCCTCGCGTACGTGCCCGGCGCGACGCCCGGCCGGTGGGCCCGCACGTGGCGCGACCGGCTCCCCGACGTCGCGCTCGAGCTCGTGCCGGTCGAGGCCGCCGACGCCGTCGCCACGCTGCACGACGGCGCGGCCGATGCAGCGATCCTGCGCCTGCCGGTCGACAAGACCGTCCTCAGCGCGATCCCGCTCTACGAGGAGCTGCCCGTCGTCGTGGTCTCGCGCGACCACCTGCTCGCCGCGACCGAGCCCGACGAGCACGTCACGTACGCCGACGTCGCCGACGACGTCGTGTGGCTCGCGCGCGACGACGTGCTGTTCGCCGGTGCCGGTGCCGGTGCCGGTGCCGACCTGCCCGGCCGCCCGCCCGAGCCGTACGACGACGGGTCGGGTGCGCTCGTCGAGCCCGAGCCGCCGGCGACCACGTCCGACGCGATCGCGTGGGTCGCGAGCGGCGCGGGCGTCACGATCGTGCCGATGTCGCTCGCGCGGCTGCACCACCGCAAGGACGTCACCTACCGGGTGCTCGACGGAGGGCCGACGGCGCCCGTCGGCCTCGCATGGGTCACCGACCGCACGACCGATCTCGTCGAGGAGATGGTCGGGATCGTGCGCGGGCGCACCGCGAACAGCTCGCGCGGCCGCGGCGCGCGCAGCGCGCAGGAGGCATCAGACGGTCGCGAGGCGCTGGGCGACGGTCGCGCGGCGTCCGACGGGGGCACGGGGCGCGGCGGACAGCGCCGCTCCCCGCAGCCCCGGGCACGAGCGGGACGGCCGTCGTCGGGCAGGGGCGCGCGCCGGCGTCGGCGCTGA
- a CDS encoding SelT/SelW/SelH family protein, with protein sequence MTDEPTSQARVAITYCTQCRWLMRAAWVAQELLTTFRTRLGEVALVPGTGGVFRVELDPGDGREPVLLWDRAEQGGFPEIPPLKRAIRDTVAPDLSLGHTDRAASS encoded by the coding sequence ATGACGGACGAGCCGACGTCGCAGGCCCGCGTGGCCATCACCTACTGCACGCAGTGCCGGTGGCTGATGCGGGCGGCGTGGGTCGCGCAGGAGCTGCTGACGACGTTCCGGACGCGGCTCGGCGAGGTCGCGCTCGTGCCGGGGACCGGAGGAGTGTTCCGCGTCGAGCTCGACCCGGGGGACGGCCGCGAGCCCGTGCTGCTGTGGGACCGCGCCGAGCAGGGCGGGTTCCCCGAGATCCCGCCGCTGAAGCGGGCGATCCGCGACACCGTCGCGCCCGACCTGTCGCTCGGGCACACGGACCGCGCCGCGTCGTCGTAG
- a CDS encoding alpha-amylase family glycosyl hydrolase, which yields MSRRWYRNAAVYSVDVGLFQDSNGDGVGDFQGMITRLDYLDRLGITALWLNPIHPSPRRDGGYDITDHYGVDPRLGSLGDFAQLLDEADERGLRVILDLVVNHTSDEDPWFQEARSDPGSRYRDWYVWSEDEPRDAADGQVFPGVENGIWTYDDVAGAWYRHRFYSFEPDLDTTNPAVRTSQNRFAIYHRIVTAKRAETRERNAARFVEMLERGETPYPQKASPDPAP from the coding sequence ATGTCTCGCCGCTGGTACCGCAACGCCGCCGTCTACTCCGTCGACGTCGGGCTGTTCCAGGACTCGAACGGCGACGGCGTCGGGGACTTCCAGGGCATGATCACGAGGCTCGACTACCTCGACCGCCTGGGCATCACGGCGCTGTGGCTCAACCCGATCCACCCGTCGCCGCGCCGCGACGGCGGGTACGACATCACCGACCACTACGGCGTCGACCCGCGGCTCGGCAGCCTGGGCGACTTCGCGCAGCTGCTCGACGAGGCGGACGAGCGCGGCCTGCGCGTCATCCTGGACCTCGTCGTCAACCACACGAGCGACGAGGACCCGTGGTTCCAGGAGGCGCGATCTGACCCCGGCTCCCGGTACCGCGACTGGTACGTGTGGTCCGAGGACGAGCCGCGCGACGCCGCGGACGGGCAGGTGTTCCCCGGCGTCGAGAACGGCATCTGGACGTACGACGACGTGGCCGGCGCCTGGTACCGGCACCGGTTCTACTCGTTCGAGCCCGACCTTGACACCACGAACCCGGCGGTCCGCACCTCGCAGAACCGGTTCGCGATCTACCACCGGATCGTCACGGCCAAGCGCGCCGAGACGCGCGAGCGCAACGCCGCCCGGTTCGTCGAGATGCTGGAGCGCGGCGAGACGCCGTACCCGCAGAAGGCGTCGCCCGACCCGGCTCCGTAG
- a CDS encoding DUF5997 family protein, producing MAGTPFSQQVLKPTNAAKRLGVYLPATPPEFQERGVTRAELEELEKNPPEWLADLRRNGPHPRPVVAGRLGISIAGLARGGITEPLTTEEIDALRADPPEWLVREREVAARVREEEERIAAKEAEQAARAERRTRRSAT from the coding sequence ATGGCCGGTACCCCGTTCTCGCAGCAGGTCCTCAAGCCGACGAACGCGGCGAAGCGGCTCGGGGTGTACCTCCCCGCGACGCCCCCCGAGTTCCAGGAGCGCGGCGTCACGCGCGCCGAGCTCGAGGAGCTCGAGAAGAACCCGCCCGAGTGGCTCGCCGACCTGCGCCGCAACGGCCCCCACCCGCGCCCCGTCGTCGCCGGCCGGCTCGGCATCTCGATCGCCGGCCTCGCGCGCGGCGGCATCACCGAGCCGCTGACGACCGAGGAGATCGACGCCCTGCGCGCCGACCCGCCCGAGTGGCTCGTGCGCGAGCGCGAGGTCGCGGCCCGCGTGCGCGAGGAGGAGGAGCGGATCGCCGCGAAGGAGGCGGAGCAGGCCGCACGCGCCGAGCGCCGCACCCGCCGCTCGGCGACGTAG